DNA from Desulfitibacter sp. BRH_c19:
GGGATGCTAAAGACTGAGTTAAACCTGACTCTATATAGCCTACATCATGAATAAGATTAGCTCCGCTTAAACCTGCTAACAGTAAACTATATGTCGCTTCTATTGATGCCTGATTATCAAAAATTGGAGAATCGGAACAACCTCCAGTACTAAAGACTGGTAACTTATAAAACTGTGCAAGTTGTGTGATTACTAGACTATTCATATGCCATTCAGGTGCTGCATATGGTAATATGGATGTTTTCATATCCATAATTGTGGCAACCCCTCCGTATATAAATGGAGCTCCCCTTTTCTTCAGCTGGTGGATAACTAGACCACTTAGCAGCTCTGCATTAGCTGTGATAACAGCACCTGCCATTGTGACAGGACCTGTAGCTCCTGCCATTAATCCAGGGGTATAAACTATTGGTATCCCGTTTTCAGCACAAGTCAATAGCTTATGGGTGCCCTCCGGACTATGCATTAAGGGTGAGATAGGTTCATTATAGCAAGCAATAAATGGATTTTGCTTTAATTTATCTAGTCCTCCAGCTACTATAGAAGCCATTTCAATTATGTCAAGTAATCCTTGCCGATGGTGTGCTGTAAATACTATAGGTACCGTTGTGTTGGTGACCATAGCATCAAATTGATGAAGATCAGATGTTGCTTCGGGCACATCACATGCTATTCCCATAGACATCATGAAATCTATGTTTTCAAGCGCTTCTACTACTTTAGATGCATTTACAACATCTCTCTTAACACTACGCCTTCTTTCACCTGTGTAAGTGTCTATAGTATAGGGAAGGTCAGAACCTGGCCCAAAATATGGTTGGTTTTTCTCTAGGAACAGTTTTCGGTTTCCTCCTCTATCTGCTAAGACAACTCTTTGCGGAGAAGTTCTGATAGCTTCATCCACTATCCAAGATGGTATACGGACTTTATCCTTAGTTACAAATGCACCGGCTCCAGCAAGCAGTTCTAAAGCCTCGGGTTCATCAACCCTAACTCCTACCCTTTCTAATACTTCTAATGTTTTTAAGTGGATTTCATTTATCTGATCATCTGAAAAAAAACTAAGGTGAGGCGAAGCAAATAATGTTTGATTAGGCTTCATGGTAAATCATCCTCCTGTTATTAAAGAATTGACTAAATAGCAATTTAAGATAATGGACTAGTTCAGTTGTCTTTCAGTACTGTATTCCTAAGATTAATTTAGGCAGAAACATAGCTACTTGTGGTACATAGGTTGTTATCAATAGCGTGGGTAACCATGCAAATATTATCATATAAAAAGAAGGCCCAAGCATTTTGTTTAGACTAGCTCCTCCGACACGACTACCTAAAAATAGTAAAGGTGCAGTTGGTGGAGTTATATTACCCATACCAAGATTCACCCCTAAAATAGCTGCGAAGTGAATAGGGTTAACCCCTATGATTATAGCAACAGGCAATAAAACTGGAGTAGTTAATAAAACGGCACTTACATCGTCCATTAGCATCCCAATAATTATCATAAATACATTCAACATCATTAGTATTACATACTTATTTTCTGATATGGCTGCAAGGTATGCCATTATGGTCTGTGGCACATTTTCCATTATATATATACGACTTAGAAGCATAACTGCATATAGCATTACCATTATTACTCCAGTTGTTGTGGCAGTTTCTATTAAAACTTTTAAGAAATTGTCACGATTTAGACCCTTATAAACTAAGAAACCAATGGGTACCGAATAAAAGACTGCTACTGCCGCAGCTTCTGTAGGTGTCATTATTCCTGCATAAATTCCCCCAAGCACTATAAATGGCATTGCCAATGCCGGTGTAGCCTTTAAGGTTCTAATACCAAAAACCTTCGCTGTGGTAGAAAGATCTAATTTCTCGCTAACCTTTATGTTCGTATTATTTCTTAATAGAAAATAGTTTACCGTACATAAAAGTATGGTTAGAATTATCCCAGGAATAACTGTTGCTAAAAAACATGCAAGAATGGATTGGTTACCGATCCATCCATATAGAATCATTATTGCACTTGGTGGTATTAACAAACCAATAACTGATGCATTTGAGATTAATGCTGCCGTATGCCCTTTAGGATACCCTGCCGCATATAACCTAGGTATCATTACTGTTCCAATACATGACAATGTTGCAGCTGCACTACCCGTGATAGAACCAAATATGGCACATGAAACAATAGATACTGCTCCTAAGCCTCCTTTAAATCTGCCAACTAATATATCAACTACATCGGCTAGCTTACCACCTATTCCACCTTTTTCCATTAGTCCTCCGGCCATAATAAACAGGGGAATTGCTAACAATACGACTGTGCTCATCTTACTAAATCCGTAAGGCAATAAAAAGCCAGGGTCATATCCCAATGCATAAACCAAATAGGCAACAGCGCTAAAAAAAGCAAAAGGAACAGGAACTCCTATTATCAAAGTTATAATCAGTACTACTAACGCTATCTCTATATGCATTAAAATGACCCCCTCTTCTGATTACTAGTTATTGGATCTCCTGAAAAAAACTTTTTAATATCTAGATACAGATAGACCACAGAATATAATGACATTAGTATAAACCCAATAAATATGGCACTTTGAGGAATAACCATGGGTATGCTTAAGACAGGTGACTTTGCTTGTTTAACTATACCCCATATAAAAAAATCTAAGGCCCAATAAGTAACTAGCAAGCTTATGCCTGTTGTTATTGAAGATGCTATTAACTTCAAAAAATCCTTAATTTTTTGATTTTTTATATATACCGAAACGATATCAGCTTTAATATGGCTTTGTTCATAGCTTCCATAAGAACTACCCATAAAATAGAGCCAAAAAGCAATAATTACTATGAATTCATCTAATCCGTAAAAATCTAACTGTAATAGGTAACGAAATGCTGCTTGAGCACTAATCCCTAAAATTATTAAGATACTGCAAATAATCATGATAGTTTGTTGGAATTTTACTAAAGACTTCCATATTAAAGAAAAAAATCTATTTACTTTTGATAAGAGAACAGGCATTTGTGTCATTTTTTATCCTCCGTTCACGTTCACTTAAATCCTCAATCCTTTAAATAGTTCCAAAGGGTCAGGGGAAATTTTAATTTCCCCTGACTACTTTAAGACAGAGAATTACACTCTTTTGCATTAATACTGTTTCATTAGTTCGTCAATTAATTCTGGGCCTATTCGATCTCTTACTGCTGGCCAAACAACATCTCTATTATGCTTAGCAACTTCTCTTAGTTCCTCATCTGTAAATACTACAACCTCTATTCCATAGTCCCTCATTTGATCCATATACCCTTCATTTAATTCCTCGGCCGTTTCAAAACTTCTAATTGATTCTTGAGAAACAGCCTCTTTAATTATGCTTTGATGCTCTTGACTTAATGAATCCCATGTATCTTTATTCATTAGAAAAAATGTAACTTCAAACCAGCTGTTTGTTTGTATATAGTAATCAATAACATCTCTAAATCCAGTCCAGTTTAACGATGCAGGTCCTCCAAGCCAACCATCACATACACCTGTCTGCATTGCCGTATAAACCTCTGCATATGGTATAGATGTAGTCCTATAGCCCATAGCCTCTGCACTAAGTTTAATAGACTCTATACCTGGTACTCTTAGTAAAATGCCTTTGTCAACTGAATTGTCTAGTGGTTCGATTGGCATTTTAGCTGAACCAATACCCCCAAGACCTTCTCCATAAAAACCTAAGAATTGGACACCTAAGCTTCCATGTACTTCACTAAAAGTATTGTACATAAACCCATCTGGTACATATAACCTTTTTACCTCTTCATAATTTTCTGCGATAAATGGTAAATAGCATAGAAATAATCTATCATCATATGTTGGAGCAACAGAAATAAGAGCCATATCAATGGAACCCCTCATTAGTTCTTCATAAACTTGTGTATAATCTCCTAATTGGTTTGCAGGATAGACAGTAATATCAATAGAACCATCACTATCTTCTTTAACCTTATCTACTAAGCGGTACACAGCTTGAGTATCAGGGTTGTCAATAGCACTTTGTCCAGCTATACGTAAGCTAATCTTTTCTATTTCAGGTTCACTAGGTTCTTCCGCCGGTTCATCTTGTGTGCCACAAGCTATTAACGTCAATGCCAGAGTTAGTATTAAAACGCACACAAAGATCAGTAAAATGTTTTTTTTCATTTCTTTGTTACCCTCCCTATTTTCTTTTTATTTATAAACCATTGAAACAGGCATCAACTCCTTCTTTTCTGTAATGGCAACTATTTCTTGCCTACTACCTTTTTGCATTATTAATAATTTCGGTCAGTTTTACTTTAACTTGGTCTGGAAGTGGTTTAGGCTTATGCGTTAATAGAATCTCTTTTGCCATAGAACTGGCCCTCTGCCCAAGCGATAAGCCTCCATCCTCCACCCAATCTTTATGTCTTTTTCTATTAAGCAACTGTGGTACCCAAAACTCGTTCCTGAAATTGTTGAAAGTGTGTTCATCATCTATGTAGTTTCCCCCTGGCCCAACTCTTTCCATAACTTCTACAGCTAGGGTTTCCTTGTTGATTTCATATCCCTTTCCTATCCGACGTGCTAATCCTATAACCTCATTACCTACAACCATTGATTCTAATGATGCTGTTAAACCTGCCTCTAGATAACCAACATCATGAATTAGGTTTGCACCACTAAGTTCAGCTAACACAATACTATACCCCAGTTCTATGCCAGCCTGTTGATCAAAGATTGGTGAGTCACTACATCCACCAGTACTGAAAATAGGAAGCTCATAGAAGCGTGCCATTTGTGATAAAACAACACTATTCATATGCCACTCGGGGCATCCGTATGAAAAAATTGTAGATCTCATATCCATAATCGAAGGACATCCTCCATATATAAACGGTGCTCCTTTTACTTCTAATTGGTGTATGACCAAACCACTTAACAGCTCTGCATTAGCCTGGGTCAAAAGCCCTGCCGCTGTGCAGGGTGCGTTTCCTCCTGCTCCCATTCCAGGCGTATATACTGCAGGAATTCCATATTTAGAACATGCTAATAATTTCGATAGTCCTTCATTAGTATGGCATAAAGGAGAAATTGGCTCGTGATAGCATGCAATAAAAGGCTTTTGTTTTAGTTCCTCATAACCACCAGCTATAATTGAAGCCATTTCAACAATTTGCATAAAATCAATTCCATCCCTTGCAGTATAAATAATTGGCTTTGAAGTATGCTCTACCATTGCCTGAAATTGATGTAAATAGGAATCCTTTTTTGGAACATCAGTAGCAATAGCAAATGACATCATAAAATCATAATTTGGTAAAGAATCTAATATAATTGAAGCATTGATTACATCCTGTTTAGTACTGGAACGTCTTTCTCCAGTATTAATATCAATAGTCCAGGGTAAATCTGACCCGAGACCATAGTATGTATTATTTTTCTCCAAAAAAAGTTTCCTCTCACCACTTCTATTACACAATACGACTCTTTTTGGAGCAGTACGTAACGCACTTTCTACCATCACAGCGGGAATTTTTACTAAATCTCCTTTCACATAAGCTCCCGCTTGCCTTAGCATTTCTTTTGCTTTTTCATGACTAACCTTTACTCCTACTCTTTCCAAGACTTCCATGGTTGCCATATGTATTTCATAAAGCTGTTCATCGGATATAAAACTTAATTTAGGTGTATGGTTTGTTTTTGTAAATTTCATTGATTTCCCCCTATAACATAATAAGATTAAGAATGAATTTTGTCATTATTGGCAATTTTCAATCTATAATATTTTCCATATTTTATCATGGCTGTGAGTATTTATCAAATCTGATTTATCTTTGAGCTTTTTTAGTTATTTCATTAATTTTTTCCTCTATATTTTTTGGTAACATTTCTGATTTATGTTGGAGAAGTATTTTTTGTATCTTTTCTTTTATATTACTGGCATACCATCCCCCAGCACCGTGCCGGTTATTCACATTCTCCCGATTGAGTAATTCAGGAATAAACAATTCTTCGCGAAAATATTTTGCTGTTATTTCTTCTCCTAAATAATTTCCTCCAATTCCAACCTTGCAAATTGTATCTACTGCCAACTTGGTCTCGCTAAAATCAATACCTCTTATAAGACGTTTTATCATACTAATCATTTCATTTGAGGCTACCATTGTTTCTATGGAATAAACCATTCCCTGTCCTAAAAAACCTACATCGTGTATCAAGTTTCCTCCATTTAAAGCGTTAATCATTAAGGTATACATTGCTTCCATAGATGCCTGCTGGTCAAACGTAATGGCATCAGAGCATCCTCCATAAGTAAAGACTGGCAAGTCATAGTAGCGAGCCATCTCAGCTAGATAGACTGCATTTAGATGTCCTTCTGGTGCACAGTAAGAACAATTCCCTGTCCTCATATCCAATGGTGTAGCAGCACCACCATATATAAATGGAGCTCCCGAACGCCGGCATTGATGCAAAACTAGTCCACTTAATAGTTCGCAATTTGCTACTACTAAACCTCCGGCTAAAGTGATAGGTGCTGCACCTCCTAGCATTACTGCTGGCACATAGATTATAGGTAAGCCAATATCGGCCGAAAAAAGTGCCTTTTGAGCTACTTCTCTAGTGTGACGCAATGGAGAACTAGGCTCATTATATAACATGATATTTGGCTTATCTCTTACAGGAAATCCTGTTACTAATTCATTAATTTCGACCATAGTTTTTGTGTTAATTTCATTATGGGCAGTTATAATAATTGGTTTAGTGGAGTTTTTTAACATAGCAGTAAACTGATGTATATCTGATATAGATATGGGAGTATCTGATGCTAAACCCATTGACATTATAAAATCTATGTTTGGTAATGCATCTGCAACGATTGAACCCTTTACTGTATCTTCTAATACGGCTCTTCTTACTTTATCTGTTTCATAATCCTGAACATATGGAGTATCAGAGCCAGTACCAAAATAAACTCTTCCTTTTTCTAGATTGAGCTTTTCCTGACCATTTCGATCATAAATTTTTATTTTTCCCGGAGAACTTTTTATCGCAGCTTCGATCATTTTAGGTGCAAACTTTACTATGGACCCATCTACTTGAGCTCCATTTTTTTTTAATAAATGGAGTGCTTCTTCATCGAAAAACTCTACTCCTAAATTCTCTAAGACTTTTAGTGATGCTTCATGTAATTGTTCTTTTTCTTTTTCAGACATTGCCCCAATACCAATTGTCTGGCGATTAACTAGATTACCATCCATGCATCACACCTTCTTTCATGTAATAAGTTAGGTTAGTCCATGATATAATATTATCTTTTATAACTGGCATTCAAGTTCTTCAATAATTCCCTTTATTATTTTAACTTTTTCTGCGCCTAATGGCTCTGGAATATGTGTCTTTAGAATTGTCTTAACCTTTTCATTTACTTTTTCTCCATACGTCTTCTTACCATCCATTTTCCAAACCTCATAACCTTTTCTATTCATTAATGTGGGTAGCCATAGCTCATCTTTAAAATGTTTCAAAGTATGTTCTGTTTGAAGATAATATCCGCCTGGTCCAATTCTATCTATCTCGTCTACAGCTAATGTTTCTTCATTAACATCTATGCCTTTCATGAACCTTTTTACTAATCCTATTCCTTCATTACACATTACCAAGGATTCCCATGATGCTACAAGTCCCTGACCTAAGTAACCCACGTCATGTATTAAGTTTACCCCACTCAAGGATGCGGCTAGTAATGTAAATGCATTGTCCCAGCCTGCCTGTTGATCGAATGTGGATGAATCGCTACAACCGCCAACTCCAAAATGTGGCAATCTATAGAAATTAGCCATTTCATGTAGTACAGCTTGCCTTAAGTATAATTCTGGGGCACTATATAGAAATGTTCCTGCTGCCATATCCATATTTGTGACCATTCCACCGTAAATCATTGGAGCACCTTTCCTTTTTAATTGACCAATCACTAATCCACTAAGGAGTTCACAGTTAGCTGATACTAACACTCCTGCTGCTGTTATGGGTGCAGTTGCCCCAGCCATCATACCAACTGTATATACACAGGGAACTCCTTTATCACAACAGATAAGTAGCTTTTCTAATGATTCTTTTGAATGCATTAGTGGCGAACTAGGTTCAGTATATAAAGCTATAAATGGGGCTCTTCTAAATTCCTCTTCACTTCCGGCTATTACTGAAGCCATTTCAATAGCTCCTAATAGATTTTCCTTAGTATGTATTGTAAAAATTACAGGCTTAGTTGTATTTAATAACTGGGCTTCTAGTTGATGGAGGTCTGATGTTTTTGTGGGACAGTCTGAAACTAGTCCCATTGACATCGAGAAGTCAATATTATCTAAATAGTCAACTATTTGTGCGACTTTTGCAACATCTTCCTTACAGGTAACTCTATGTTCTCCCGTATATGGGTCTAGTACATATGGAGTATCTGAGCCCGTACCATAATATGAATTGTTCCCTTCTAGATACAACTTTCTATTGCCGTTTCTGTCCGATAGTGTTACTTTTGATGGAGCCCAGCGGATTGCTTGTTCAATTAACCACCCAGGTATTCTGACCCTGTTTCCCTCTACATCTGCACCTGCATCTTGCAATAATTTCAAGGATTCCTCTTCATAAACGTTTACTCCAGTTCTTTCTAACGCTTCTAGTGTGGCACAATGTATTTGTTTTATCTGGTCTTCATCTACTACTTTTAAACCCAAGCTAATACTAGATACACTATTTGATCTTACCATTTTCATCCTCCTATCATATGTTAAAAAACTAGTAATTAAGTATCTCTCACTTGTATCAAATCAACTATCTTAGATTTTTAAGGGTTAAGAACATTTCACCTCCTACAGGCAAATGATCATAGTCACATATATATCTAAGCAAAATCCATACCAGATTATATGTTGCCATTTTTGAAAACCCATAGGATGTCTTAAATTTTGATAGATGTACTTTTTTGGAAATTATTTTATATTTCTCAATTTATATTAATTCTGTAGCCTTAAATTCATTTGTCTCAATGTGATATACAATATTGAATTAAATTTGTGAATTGTTTAAAAATACTGATTATTCTTTATGTATAAAAAAGAGACCCCATGTCTAAAAATGAGATATCCCCTTTATATACAATTTACTGGTTTTCTCATCATCACTTCCATAATAGTTTTATCTGCCATATCCATACCTTTTGCACATATTTCTCCCAGATTCATTATAGTTTCTTCGGCAGATGAAGAAATAATTCCATCCGTTTCAGCTATAATTACATTTTTTAGTGCGAGTTCTGCTGCTAAAATAGATTCCGTAGATGCAGTTGACAGCTTAAAAGCACAACTTGCCTTTGCCCCATCGCATATCATACCGCATAGATTACCAACAATATTTTTTATGGCTCCCGCTATTTGATCATCAGTTCCATCTAACATCCAAGCTATCGCAGCACTAGCTCCTGCACCTGCTGCAACTGCACAACCGCATACAGCAGATAAACTGCCTGTATATTGTTTAATATAGACGTTTAAGATATGACTTAAGGCTATAGCCTTAGCCAGTCTTTCCGGCCTAATATTGTAATGTTCTGCCGCTAGTGCTATAGGAAGTATAGCAACTATTCCCTGATTGCCACTTCCCCCGCTTGTCATTACTGGTAAATTTAAACCATTCATTCTAGCATCTGCAGCAGAAGCGGTTTGAATTCTTATGGTACTAATTAGATCTCTTCCTAATATACCGTCTTCAATTAACTCATTTAACCCTGTTCCAATGGCTAAACCAAGTTTATTTTTCAATCCTGCTTTTGCTATTGCTCTATTCATTTCAACACCATTTAATAAAAATTCTAATTCAGAGGATTTCATGCCTTTTATAATTTTCATTAATTGAGATATTTTAAGCTTTCCAAGGTCATCTAAACTATTAGATTTAGAGGAATTAGATATATGGGAAAAGTTTTCCACTAACTGACCATTTAATTTAACGCTTAAAATATGATCATGTTTACCTTCAATTACGACTTCACACATTTTCTCCTCATATATTGCCTCAACTTTTATATATATACCTTTCCTCTCTAAAACTGGAGTTACATTTAAATGTTTTTGCTCAATGTATTGTTTCGCTATCATGATGCTAGATTCTTCTATCTTCTCTAGTACTTGCAATTTTAAGCTTGATATTCCAACAAGCATCCCTAGTGCTGCCGCAATATAGATACCTTTTTCTTGAGTTCCGGGTATATATACACCCATTGAATTCTTATATATATTCAAACTAACAAAGACACTCATTTTATCAGGGATGGCGCCAAGTTCCTCTCTAGCCCTAGCCGCAGCTAATGCAACTGCTATAGGTTCGGTACAGCCTAGAGCAGGTATGACTTGTGCCCTTAATATGTCAAGAAGACTTTCTTGGTTTATTGGCATGATATTTTACCTCCTTCCATTATTCATAAGTGGTATAACAATCGACTATGATCACTTATAAACATAAGCAAAAAACATGCCAACTTACTCATTTACGGTTATAGTCCACAAATTTTTAAGGATATGAAAGTACAGCCTTCCCGACTATAATTTATACTCTTTTATCTTTCTATATACTGTGGCACGACTCACTTCCAAAGTTTCCGCTATTTTAAGCTTGCCTTCCTCGCTTTTACCATATAAGCTTACAGCCTTTCTAAATGTTTCCTGTAGCACTTTATCAATGGACTGCAATTTGTTAGTCTCAACACACTCTTGGTCTTGCGAGGTATCAAAAGTAAATTCAGGAATGTGCTCCATTTTTATAAAATCGTTATCCAC
Protein-coding regions in this window:
- a CDS encoding trimethylamine methyltransferase — encoded protein: MKPNQTLFASPHLSFFSDDQINEIHLKTLEVLERVGVRVDEPEALELLAGAGAFVTKDKVRIPSWIVDEAIRTSPQRVVLADRGGNRKLFLEKNQPYFGPGSDLPYTIDTYTGERRRSVKRDVVNASKVVEALENIDFMMSMGIACDVPEATSDLHQFDAMVTNTTVPIVFTAHHRQGLLDIIEMASIVAGGLDKLKQNPFIACYNEPISPLMHSPEGTHKLLTCAENGIPIVYTPGLMAGATGPVTMAGAVITANAELLSGLVIHQLKKRGAPFIYGGVATIMDMKTSILPYAAPEWHMNSLVITQLAQFYKLPVFSTGGCSDSPIFDNQASIEATYSLLLAGLSGANLIHDVGYIESGLTQSLASLTVCNETISLVRRIIRGYQINDETVAIDVIEEVGPGGEFVTHEHTLKHFRQEHWSPKLINRYRYDEWKEKGGTTMAQRANEEVKKILESDNENQLDKETSAYLSEYLKVKDRVYS
- a CDS encoding C4-dicarboxylate ABC transporter permease yields the protein MHIEIALVVLIITLIIGVPVPFAFFSAVAYLVYALGYDPGFLLPYGFSKMSTVVLLAIPLFIMAGGLMEKGGIGGKLADVVDILVGRFKGGLGAVSIVSCAIFGSITGSAAATLSCIGTVMIPRLYAAGYPKGHTAALISNASVIGLLIPPSAIMILYGWIGNQSILACFLATVIPGIILTILLCTVNYFLLRNNTNIKVSEKLDLSTTAKVFGIRTLKATPALAMPFIVLGGIYAGIMTPTEAAAVAVFYSVPIGFLVYKGLNRDNFLKVLIETATTTGVIMVMLYAVMLLSRIYIMENVPQTIMAYLAAISENKYVILMMLNVFMIIIGMLMDDVSAVLLTTPVLLPVAIIIGVNPIHFAAILGVNLGMGNITPPTAPLLFLGSRVGGASLNKMLGPSFYMIIFAWLPTLLITTYVPQVAMFLPKLILGIQY